Within Paenibacillus sabinae T27, the genomic segment TCGGTAATACTTATTCGAATCAATAATAAACAAATATCAGTTCATATTCAAGAGGAGCGGCTGCGGCTGACTCCTCTATTTTACGTTATGGAGGAATTTATAATGACAACCAACAATCCATATATGGCCATAATCGCCAATACATTGCGTGAGAAAAAGAGCAGCTACACCGTTGAGGAAATTATGAAGGTATTCAGCACACCTGAGGAACTATTGGGTGCTACCGAACAGGAGTTGATGCAGATACGTGGTATTGGAAAAGTTAAAGCCCAGCAAGTCGCAGCTGCCTTGGAGCTTGCCAAGCTGCTAAATACACCCAAGCAACTTCCTGCTGTTATACGCTCTCCGCAGGATGCTTATGAACTTCTGTACAGTGAATTGTCATACCTAACGAAGGAGCACTTTATTTGTCTGTTCCTCAACACCAAGAACCGTATTATTGGTCAGCCAGAGACGATCTCTATAGGTTCCCTGAACTCAGCAATTGTACATCCAAGAGAAGTCTTCCGCGCCGCCATCAAACGTTCCAGCGCAGCCCTTATTTGCGCTCATAATCACCCCAGCGACGATCCCACTCCCTCTTTTGAGGATATTCAGCTTACAAAACGCTTAGTAGATGCTGGCGATATTTTAGGCATTAGTGTACTTGATCATTTGATCATAGGGGGTCAGGATTATGTATCCTTAAAGGAACGTGGTTTGATGTAACCAAATGGGGAGTCAGTCAAACGGCTAGCTCCCCTCCTTTAAATGCCTGCGGCTGCAGGATACGCGCTCTGCTTCGCTACGCGCTATATGTTCTCTCGTCCGCCCCATACGCAGTTCTATGTATAAATGTGCAAAATCATATTCGTGGAGGAATGTTACAATGACAAACGAAGCAG encodes:
- the radC gene encoding RadC family protein, which codes for MTTNNPYMAIIANTLREKKSSYTVEEIMKVFSTPEELLGATEQELMQIRGIGKVKAQQVAAALELAKLLNTPKQLPAVIRSPQDAYELLYSELSYLTKEHFICLFLNTKNRIIGQPETISIGSLNSAIVHPREVFRAAIKRSSAALICAHNHPSDDPTPSFEDIQLTKRLVDAGDILGISVLDHLIIGGQDYVSLKERGLM